A section of the Polyangium spumosum genome encodes:
- the recA gene encoding recombinase RecA yields the protein MSDEKNPKQKQAALELVKASIEKEYGKGAIMCLKEGQSLHDEVAAVSSGSLSLDIALGIGGYPRGRIIEIYGPESSGKTTLTLHAIAQIQKAGGVAAFIDAEHALDVNYAKKLGVKTDELLISQPDYGEQALEIADMLVRSNAVDIIVIDSVAALVPKAEIEGDMGDSHVGLQARLMSQALRKLTGTVSRSNCLLIFINQIRLKIGVMFGNPETTSGGNALKFYASVRMDIRAIGKIKEAAATGKEPAVVGNRTRVKIVKNKMAPPFREVEFDILYGHGISHTGDVIDLATEANIVEKSGAWFSFQGERIGQGRENARNYLEQHPDVLERIEALVLSKHGIARSGKPDPAASAPAGKKADAAEGRRAPAKTN from the coding sequence ATGAGTGACGAGAAGAACCCGAAGCAGAAGCAAGCCGCCCTGGAGCTCGTGAAGGCGAGCATCGAGAAGGAGTACGGCAAGGGCGCGATCATGTGCCTCAAGGAGGGCCAGAGCCTGCACGACGAGGTCGCGGCCGTCTCCAGCGGCTCGCTCTCGCTCGACATCGCCCTCGGCATTGGCGGCTACCCCCGCGGCCGCATCATCGAGATCTACGGCCCGGAGTCCTCCGGCAAGACCACCCTCACCCTGCACGCCATCGCCCAGATCCAGAAGGCCGGCGGCGTCGCCGCCTTCATCGACGCCGAGCACGCGCTCGACGTGAACTACGCGAAGAAGCTCGGCGTGAAGACCGACGAGCTGCTCATCTCGCAGCCCGACTACGGCGAGCAGGCCCTCGAGATCGCCGACATGCTCGTCCGCTCGAACGCCGTCGACATCATCGTCATCGACTCCGTCGCCGCGCTCGTCCCCAAGGCCGAGATCGAAGGCGACATGGGCGACAGCCACGTCGGCCTCCAGGCCCGCCTCATGAGCCAGGCCCTGCGCAAGCTCACCGGCACCGTCTCCCGGTCGAACTGCCTGCTCATCTTCATCAACCAGATCCGCCTGAAGATCGGCGTGATGTTCGGCAACCCCGAGACCACGAGCGGCGGCAACGCCCTCAAGTTCTACGCCTCCGTGCGTATGGACATCCGCGCCATCGGCAAGATCAAGGAGGCGGCGGCCACCGGCAAGGAGCCCGCCGTCGTCGGCAACCGCACCCGCGTGAAGATCGTCAAGAACAAGATGGCCCCGCCCTTCCGCGAGGTGGAGTTCGACATCCTCTACGGCCACGGCATCAGCCACACCGGCGACGTCATCGACCTCGCGACCGAGGCGAACATCGTCGAGAAGAGCGGCGCGTGGTTCTCCTTCCAGGGCGAGCGCATCGGCCAGGGCCGCGAGAACGCGCGCAACTACCTCGAGCAGCACCCCGACGTGCTCGAGCGGATCGAGGCGCTCGTGCTCTCCAAACACGGCATCGCGCGCTCCGGCAAGCCCGACCCCGCCGCGTCCGCCCCGGCCGGCAAGAAGGCCGACGCCGCCGAAGGCCGCCGCGCGCCCGCGAAGACGAACTGA
- a CDS encoding SixA phosphatase family protein — translation MNLYVMRHGLAAESSPSGRDRDRPLTPEGILGVEQIGKTLRSQHAPSLVRIVASTYVRAHHTAELMAGVLGATALPIETFSELEPDESPPLLLLGELAAMQSDALLVGHHPMVIALLRMLVRDVSELPLGLHPGMLVGVTRPSEPNMSTQIGGSFRVTTVLRPGR, via the coding sequence ATGAACCTCTACGTGATGCGCCACGGCCTCGCCGCCGAGAGCTCCCCCTCGGGCCGAGACCGCGATCGCCCCCTCACCCCCGAAGGCATCCTCGGCGTCGAGCAGATCGGCAAGACCCTGCGATCACAACACGCCCCGAGCCTCGTTCGTATCGTGGCGAGCACCTACGTCCGCGCCCACCACACGGCCGAGCTCATGGCCGGCGTGCTCGGCGCGACGGCCCTGCCGATCGAGACCTTCTCCGAGCTCGAGCCCGACGAATCGCCGCCGCTCCTGCTGCTCGGCGAGCTCGCCGCGATGCAATCCGACGCGCTGCTCGTCGGCCATCACCCGATGGTGATCGCGCTGCTCAGGATGCTCGTGCGTGACGTCTCCGAGCTGCCGCTCGGCCTGCACCCGGGCATGCTCGTGGGTGTCACGCGCCCGAGCGAGCCGAACATGTCGACGCAGATCGGCGGCTCCTTCCGCGTGACGACGGTGCTGCGCCCGGGCAGGTGA
- a CDS encoding HD domain-containing protein: protein MEETNAKTPDPERAMTALAWAVERAETGKPPAVTAPAADLDDFRAASSLYLPDVRHAMDRIIMSRDAEDGLDALLECGALGAMLPEVKAMVGFGDGEWRHKDVWKHTKQVVRQAVPRIEVRWAALLHDIGKVKTRTISPSGEVHFFGHAEVGARMFDRLDRRLPLFNPEPALKSSVRFLILHHLRASQYEASWTDSAVRRFAKEMGDQLQDLLDLSRADITTKRPEKKKKGLRQISELADRVEQIQKLDAVVPPLPSGIGDEIMRSFGLPPSRKIGELKKALEAAVDSGEVPSHECADVYLAFLRENAGRFGL from the coding sequence GTGGAAGAAACGAACGCGAAGACCCCTGACCCCGAGCGCGCCATGACGGCCCTCGCCTGGGCCGTCGAGCGCGCCGAGACCGGCAAGCCCCCCGCCGTCACCGCGCCCGCAGCCGATCTCGACGACTTCCGCGCCGCCTCCTCGCTCTACCTGCCCGACGTCCGCCACGCGATGGACCGCATCATCATGTCCCGCGACGCCGAAGACGGCCTCGACGCCCTCCTCGAATGCGGCGCCCTCGGCGCCATGTTGCCCGAGGTCAAGGCCATGGTTGGCTTCGGCGACGGCGAGTGGCGCCACAAGGACGTCTGGAAACACACGAAGCAAGTCGTACGGCAAGCCGTCCCGCGTATCGAAGTCCGATGGGCCGCGCTCCTGCACGACATCGGCAAGGTCAAGACCCGGACGATCTCCCCCTCGGGCGAGGTCCACTTCTTCGGCCACGCCGAGGTCGGCGCGCGTATGTTCGACCGCCTCGACCGGCGCCTGCCGCTCTTCAACCCCGAGCCCGCGCTGAAGAGCTCGGTCCGTTTCCTCATCCTGCACCACCTGCGCGCGAGCCAGTACGAGGCCTCGTGGACCGACAGCGCCGTGCGCCGGTTCGCGAAAGAGATGGGCGACCAGCTCCAGGACCTGCTCGACCTCTCCCGCGCCGACATCACCACGAAGCGCCCCGAAAAGAAGAAGAAGGGCCTGCGCCAGATCAGCGAGCTCGCCGATCGCGTGGAGCAAATCCAGAAGCTCGACGCCGTGGTGCCGCCCCTGCCGAGCGGCATCGGCGACGAGATCATGCGCTCCTTCGGGTTGCCCCCCTCGCGGAAGATCGGCGAGCTCAAGAAGGCGCTCGAAGCGGCCGTCGACAGCGGCGAGGTCCCGTCGCACGAGTGCGCCGACGTCTACCTCGCGTTCCTGCGGGAGAACGCCGGCCGCTTCGGCCTCTGA
- a CDS encoding HEAT repeat domain-containing protein: MRSHVLAGCLLLGLPLSATVLAPPSAEAADFDPSGRNRKKPPKPNPGGGRPAQPKQPKQDAESKKGPGSDALIARYTAIVISQPSAPFPLQRLSQLYRERDGNIKKLVEEFEKRAAAPGADAWAAKVALAGVYKLDGRPEDAVKTYEAAIAEKPNDPQAILALAQLRAERGDKSAARASYEKALTLLKPGPDLEQTTRTLLGLCLDLKDYEAAKKYHDGLVKSAQGSLFVKAELGRELAARGVYDRAEVEFRELVKAAAGDNRALAPALRDLGQVLARQKKTDEALSVLKRALVVAGGAAGVRAEILLIMTDAFRAEGKLAELIPILEAEKAQDAQRLATLGGLYEETGAVDKAITTYRKVLGIDTRAIDVRLKLVHLLQTAGELDAAIKEYEALIKAAPNNPDFVFELCETLIQRGDRPKALKLLTELEARVGREPEILAAVADFYERVEEKDKALKVLQKLAASGGADHTYIVDLGDRYYQAGDKKKALETWARIKQVVPNRARASSLLGEVYLDHDMPLEALNALREAVQLEPKNLRYKKTLAIAIERTASSLGSAAQRYAEARSIWEELLEGSQNDKLLAREARTHIVSLWSLAHELPGRVAPLQARFNGSPPDLEAGRLLAEVQRRLHRLADAEATLRKVTELAPGDEESLLALERILVLEQNLLGAIGVLEKLVEVNPKRAREFYQRMAQYAAELYRDDDSIKYAARAVELSPEDANGHQKLGDMYRRRQDFTHAIAEYRAAIQRNDRLFPVYFDLAELLLSSGQVDEADRLFRRVVRSSPDEELVSRAARMSMQINLGKNSLESLERELLPVAVGNPQKAIYRRLLVELYGAMTLPLVQKVRHEGGASPSAKAARAELAKIGARAIKPLLDALADDRESQQKIAIEVLAYVENKSAGPALYNYATGQADKSLRVRAMIACGALRDPAILPKYEQMLAPKEAGAALLPSDAIAVAAAWGVARMGDKKAEPLLVKLLGSTSPEVRGVAALGLGLTHDKKYAPALVALARAPEAGATARAAAVHALAEVGVAQNENLHMLVALADANEPLLRQAALVALARLAPKGDAAQSASAQGALASSLFATDEPLRRTAVAAATALATKNFSRAGEALPVPDGPLSIKEILANLGPDAARQASSRARALVALAPALERAAVAAAQTSPDRARVVADALLAGEGDFALAPLVGPGDELDPESARAASAAIERIATAVVPAFVALVRHPALEIRTRAVELLARRPEKEAQEAVIDALSDPEESVRRAALAALGRVKHPATIAAVARLGREASSWPLRVRAAEALGRLGAGASDKVAFDTLTTMAQEDPYALVREAAALSMAALDRAAAEPILRKLSTSDPEPRIRETAAELLAGPSPN; this comes from the coding sequence GTGCGCTCCCACGTCCTCGCCGGCTGCCTGCTCCTCGGCTTGCCCTTGTCCGCGACCGTCCTCGCGCCGCCCTCGGCCGAGGCCGCGGACTTCGACCCGTCCGGGCGCAACCGCAAGAAGCCGCCCAAGCCGAACCCCGGCGGCGGCAGGCCGGCGCAGCCGAAGCAGCCGAAGCAGGATGCCGAGTCGAAAAAAGGCCCGGGCAGCGACGCGCTGATCGCGCGGTACACGGCGATCGTCATCTCGCAGCCGAGCGCCCCGTTCCCGCTGCAGAGGCTCTCGCAGCTCTATCGGGAGCGCGACGGCAACATCAAGAAGCTCGTCGAGGAGTTCGAGAAACGCGCCGCCGCGCCGGGCGCGGACGCGTGGGCCGCGAAGGTCGCGCTCGCCGGCGTCTACAAGCTCGACGGCCGCCCCGAGGACGCGGTCAAGACGTACGAGGCCGCGATCGCCGAGAAACCAAACGATCCGCAGGCGATCCTGGCCCTCGCGCAGCTCAGGGCCGAGCGCGGCGACAAATCCGCGGCCCGCGCGAGTTACGAGAAGGCCCTCACCCTGCTCAAGCCGGGGCCGGACCTCGAGCAGACGACGCGTACGTTGCTCGGCCTCTGCCTCGATCTGAAGGACTACGAGGCCGCGAAGAAGTACCACGACGGGCTCGTGAAGTCGGCGCAGGGCTCGCTCTTCGTGAAGGCCGAGCTCGGCCGGGAGCTCGCCGCGCGTGGGGTCTACGATCGCGCCGAGGTCGAGTTCCGCGAGCTCGTGAAGGCCGCCGCCGGCGACAACCGCGCCCTCGCGCCCGCGCTCCGGGATCTCGGCCAGGTCCTCGCGCGGCAAAAGAAGACCGACGAGGCGCTCTCCGTGCTCAAGCGCGCGCTCGTGGTCGCGGGCGGCGCGGCCGGCGTGCGGGCCGAGATCCTGCTCATCATGACCGACGCCTTCCGCGCCGAAGGCAAGCTCGCCGAGCTCATCCCGATCCTCGAGGCCGAGAAGGCGCAGGACGCGCAGCGCCTGGCCACGCTGGGCGGGCTCTACGAAGAGACGGGCGCCGTCGACAAGGCCATCACCACCTACCGCAAGGTGCTCGGCATCGACACCCGCGCGATTGATGTACGCCTGAAGCTCGTGCACCTCCTGCAGACCGCGGGCGAGCTCGACGCGGCGATCAAGGAGTACGAGGCGCTCATCAAGGCCGCGCCCAACAACCCCGACTTCGTCTTCGAGCTCTGCGAGACGCTCATCCAGCGCGGCGATCGCCCGAAGGCGCTGAAGCTGCTCACCGAGCTCGAGGCCCGCGTCGGCAGGGAGCCCGAGATCCTCGCCGCCGTCGCCGACTTCTACGAGCGCGTCGAGGAGAAGGACAAGGCCCTCAAGGTCCTGCAAAAGCTCGCGGCCTCGGGCGGCGCCGATCACACGTACATCGTCGACCTCGGCGACAGGTACTACCAGGCCGGCGACAAGAAAAAGGCGCTGGAGACGTGGGCGCGCATCAAGCAAGTCGTGCCGAACCGCGCCCGCGCGAGCTCCCTGCTCGGCGAGGTCTACCTCGACCACGACATGCCGCTCGAGGCGCTGAACGCGCTGCGCGAGGCCGTCCAGCTCGAGCCGAAGAACCTCCGCTACAAGAAGACCCTCGCCATCGCAATCGAGCGCACGGCCTCGTCGCTCGGCAGCGCCGCGCAGCGTTACGCCGAGGCGCGGTCGATCTGGGAGGAGCTGCTCGAAGGGTCCCAGAACGACAAACTGCTCGCCCGCGAGGCGCGTACGCACATCGTGAGCCTCTGGTCGCTCGCGCACGAGCTGCCGGGCCGCGTCGCGCCGCTCCAGGCGCGCTTCAACGGGAGCCCGCCCGACCTCGAAGCCGGCCGCCTGCTCGCCGAGGTGCAGCGCCGCCTGCATCGCCTCGCGGACGCCGAGGCCACGCTGCGCAAGGTCACCGAGCTCGCGCCCGGCGACGAGGAGAGCCTGCTCGCGCTGGAGCGTATCCTGGTGCTCGAGCAAAACCTGCTCGGCGCGATCGGCGTCCTCGAGAAGCTCGTCGAGGTCAACCCCAAGCGCGCCCGCGAGTTCTACCAGCGCATGGCCCAGTACGCGGCCGAGCTCTACCGCGACGACGACTCCATCAAGTACGCCGCGCGCGCGGTCGAGCTCTCGCCCGAGGACGCGAACGGCCACCAGAAGCTCGGCGACATGTACCGCCGTCGCCAGGATTTTACGCACGCGATCGCCGAGTACAGGGCAGCGATCCAGCGGAACGACCGGCTCTTCCCGGTCTACTTCGACCTCGCCGAGCTGCTCCTGTCGAGCGGCCAGGTCGACGAGGCCGACAGGCTCTTCCGCCGCGTCGTGCGCTCGTCGCCCGACGAGGAGCTCGTCTCGCGCGCGGCGCGCATGAGCATGCAGATCAACCTCGGCAAGAACTCGCTCGAGTCCCTCGAGCGCGAGCTCTTGCCCGTCGCCGTCGGCAACCCGCAGAAGGCGATCTACCGCCGGCTGCTCGTCGAGCTCTACGGCGCGATGACGCTGCCGCTCGTGCAGAAGGTGCGCCACGAGGGCGGCGCCTCGCCCTCGGCGAAGGCGGCCCGCGCCGAGCTCGCGAAGATCGGCGCGCGCGCGATCAAGCCGCTGCTCGACGCGCTCGCGGACGACAGGGAGTCGCAGCAGAAGATCGCGATCGAGGTCCTCGCCTACGTCGAGAACAAGAGCGCCGGACCAGCCCTCTACAACTACGCCACGGGCCAGGCCGACAAGAGCCTGCGCGTCCGGGCCATGATCGCCTGCGGCGCCCTGCGCGACCCCGCGATCCTGCCGAAATACGAGCAGATGCTCGCGCCCAAGGAGGCGGGCGCGGCGCTCTTGCCGAGCGACGCCATCGCCGTCGCCGCGGCCTGGGGCGTCGCGCGTATGGGCGACAAGAAGGCCGAGCCCTTGCTCGTCAAGCTGCTCGGCTCGACCTCGCCGGAGGTGCGCGGCGTCGCGGCCCTCGGCCTCGGGCTCACACACGACAAGAAGTACGCCCCCGCGCTCGTGGCCCTCGCCCGCGCGCCCGAGGCCGGCGCTACCGCGCGCGCGGCGGCCGTACACGCACTCGCCGAGGTCGGCGTCGCCCAGAACGAGAACCTCCACATGCTCGTCGCGCTCGCCGACGCGAACGAGCCGCTCCTCCGGCAAGCGGCCCTCGTCGCCCTCGCGCGCCTCGCCCCGAAGGGCGACGCCGCGCAGAGCGCCTCGGCCCAGGGCGCCCTCGCGTCGAGCCTGTTCGCGACCGACGAGCCGCTGCGCCGCACCGCCGTCGCCGCCGCGACCGCCCTCGCCACGAAGAACTTTTCCCGCGCAGGGGAGGCGCTCCCGGTGCCGGATGGGCCGCTCTCCATCAAGGAGATCCTCGCGAACCTCGGGCCCGACGCGGCGCGGCAGGCGTCATCCCGCGCCCGCGCGCTCGTCGCGCTCGCGCCCGCGCTCGAACGGGCGGCCGTCGCCGCGGCGCAGACCTCACCCGATCGGGCCCGCGTCGTGGCGGACGCGCTTCTCGCGGGCGAGGGAGATTTCGCGCTCGCGCCCCTCGTCGGCCCCGGCGACGAGCTCGATCCCGAGTCGGCACGCGCCGCCTCGGCGGCCATCGAGCGCATCGCGACCGCCGTCGTCCCTGCGTTCGTCGCGCTCGTCCGCCACCCGGCGCTCGAGATCCGCACGCGCGCGGTCGAGCTGCTCGCGCGTAGGCCCGAAAAGGAGGCGCAGGAGGCGGTGATCGACGCGCTCTCCGATCCCGAGGAGAGCGTGCGCCGGGCGGCCCTCGCCGCGCTCGGCCGGGTCAAGCATCCGGCCACCATCGCCGCCGTCGCGCGCCTCGGCCGCGAGGCCTCGAGCTGGCCGCTGCGCGTGCGGGCCGCGGAGGCGCTCGGCCGCCTCGGCGCGGGCGCGAGTGACAAGGTCGCCTTCGACACCCTCACCACGATGGCGCAGGAGGACCCGTACGCCCTCGTGCGCGAGGCCGCGGCCCTCTCGATGGCCGCGCTCGATCGCGCCGCGGCCGAGCCCATCCTGCGCAAGCTCTCCACGAGCGACCCCGAGCCCCGCATCCGCGAGACGGCCGCGGAGCTGCTCGCGGGCCCATCCCCGAACTGA
- a CDS encoding GNAT family N-acetyltransferase, which translates to MNAVFTSRPATAADYDAYVRLFPELGTPDPTLSPEVWTAELLPHTLMLEQGGAVVGYAYVMALKGTGYVRHVVVAPEARGRGAGRALMRASAERFRAAGCARWCLNVKVDNTRAISLYASVGMEKLYESTAMRLGWDVVSRLPGEEGITARTIEPHEDAALEAAFRMPDGLIATNRARAGWVLLRLVDAAWPEEARVGLACFNPAFPGSFPFCVARPTLARPMLEAVRPYARPEDDVTNVVVEDDAATKRALVEAGAIVRMELLNMAGPIPERV; encoded by the coding sequence ATGAACGCGGTTTTCACGTCGAGGCCCGCCACGGCCGCGGACTACGACGCGTACGTGCGCCTGTTCCCCGAGCTCGGCACGCCCGATCCGACGCTCTCGCCCGAGGTATGGACCGCCGAGCTCTTGCCCCACACCCTGATGCTGGAGCAGGGCGGCGCGGTGGTGGGGTACGCGTACGTCATGGCGCTGAAGGGGACGGGCTACGTGCGCCACGTGGTCGTCGCGCCCGAGGCCCGCGGACGAGGCGCGGGGCGCGCGTTGATGCGGGCGAGCGCCGAGCGGTTCCGCGCGGCCGGGTGCGCGCGCTGGTGCCTGAACGTGAAGGTCGACAACACGCGCGCGATCTCGCTGTACGCGTCGGTCGGGATGGAAAAGCTCTACGAATCGACGGCGATGCGGCTCGGCTGGGATGTGGTCTCGCGTTTGCCCGGGGAGGAGGGGATCACGGCGAGGACGATCGAGCCGCACGAAGACGCGGCGCTCGAGGCGGCGTTCCGCATGCCGGACGGCTTGATCGCGACGAACCGCGCGCGGGCGGGGTGGGTGCTCCTGCGGCTCGTGGACGCGGCGTGGCCCGAGGAGGCGCGTGTCGGGCTCGCCTGCTTCAACCCCGCGTTCCCGGGGTCGTTCCCGTTCTGCGTGGCGAGGCCGACGCTGGCGCGGCCGATGCTCGAAGCCGTGCGGCCGTACGCGCGGCCCGAGGACGATGTCACGAACGTGGTCGTGGAGGACGACGCGGCGACGAAACGCGCGCTCGTCGAGGCAGGCGCGATCGTGCGCATGGAGCTCTTGAACATGGCAGGGCCGATCCCGGAACGGGTTTGA
- a CDS encoding DUF2383 domain-containing protein: MDEKIIPCLNELIALDLACAAAYEVACGVCKDEEIKGKLSEFQEDHLRHARELGEHVRRANQEPPSGLDTKGIIIHGFTTLASQEDRTAVLAMRGNEELSNNAYASALQAGLPEELQGLVQANFEDERRHMRWIRGAIVLRGWDVEQPELRELSEEAQGARRAA; the protein is encoded by the coding sequence ATGGACGAGAAGATCATCCCGTGCCTGAACGAGCTCATCGCTCTCGATCTCGCGTGCGCGGCGGCCTACGAGGTGGCGTGCGGCGTCTGCAAGGACGAGGAGATCAAGGGCAAGCTCTCCGAGTTCCAGGAGGACCACCTGCGGCACGCGCGCGAGCTCGGCGAGCACGTGCGGAGGGCGAACCAGGAGCCGCCGAGCGGGCTCGATACGAAGGGCATCATCATCCACGGCTTCACGACGCTCGCCTCGCAGGAGGATCGCACGGCGGTGCTGGCGATGCGCGGCAACGAGGAGCTCTCGAACAACGCATACGCGTCGGCGCTGCAAGCGGGTTTGCCCGAGGAGCTCCAGGGGCTCGTGCAGGCGAACTTCGAGGACGAGCGGCGGCACATGCGCTGGATCCGCGGCGCGATCGTGCTGCGCGGCTGGGACGTCGAGCAGCCCGAGCTGCGTGAGCTCTCGGAGGAGGCCCAGGGGGCCCGGAGGGCCGCATGA
- the speA gene encoding biosynthetic arginine decarboxylase, producing MTSSHHDNHADAWSTDDAKALYMIDRWGRGYFDVNPTGNITAAPLQERGRKIALIDVVEEARDQGLRTPLLIRFQDLLHHRVRTLNEAFNRAIAETKYRGTYRGVFPIKVNQLKEVVEEILEAGRTYHYGLEVGSKPELFAGLSVHTDNESLIVCNGYKDENFIRTAMIGRKLGKKVILVAEKLSEVRTIVRVAKEMNVEPMLGLRVRLLTQGAGKWADSGGEHAKFGLSTAEILAACAILAEAGMSSAFKLLHFHIGSQVPDILVIKRAVREAARHYAKLRKMGHRIEYMDVGGGLAIDYDGSRSTFHSSMNYSVEEYARDIVFNIADICDDEKVPHPNIVSESGRAIVAHHSVLVVQAFGSIEKTPEAPIDIQTEEHKLIKNLLDTRDSLSMQNLAESWHDILQVKEESQKMFELGLLNLDVKARVEALFWETAERMQKLIAVLDPAEVPEDVVLLRAKLADQYICNFSVFQSLLDHWALGALFPVVPIHRLHERPSAESTLVDITCDSEGKVSKFIDLSDVKETLPLHALRGDEPYYLGIFLTGAYQDIMGDIHNLFGRVNEVHVFLDDDEECGYYIEETIAGNQIREVLALTQYDTQSLIAKVKAQVDGAIKQDLLKPTEGMRLLADYERGLKDQTYLSF from the coding sequence TTGACCAGCAGCCATCACGACAACCACGCCGACGCGTGGAGCACCGACGACGCGAAGGCCCTTTACATGATCGACCGCTGGGGCCGCGGCTACTTCGACGTGAACCCCACGGGGAACATCACGGCGGCGCCCCTGCAGGAGCGTGGTCGCAAAATCGCCCTCATCGACGTCGTCGAAGAGGCGCGTGATCAGGGCCTGCGCACGCCGCTCCTGATCCGCTTCCAGGATCTGCTCCACCACCGCGTGCGGACGCTGAACGAGGCGTTCAACCGCGCGATCGCGGAGACGAAGTACCGCGGCACCTACCGCGGCGTGTTCCCGATCAAGGTGAACCAGCTCAAGGAGGTCGTGGAGGAGATCCTCGAGGCGGGCCGGACCTACCACTACGGCCTCGAGGTCGGCTCGAAGCCCGAGCTCTTCGCGGGGCTCAGCGTCCACACCGACAACGAGTCGCTCATCGTCTGCAACGGCTACAAGGACGAGAACTTCATCCGCACCGCGATGATCGGCCGCAAGCTCGGCAAGAAGGTCATCCTCGTCGCGGAGAAGCTCTCCGAGGTGCGGACGATCGTCCGTGTCGCGAAGGAGATGAACGTCGAGCCGATGCTCGGCCTGCGCGTGCGTCTCTTGACGCAGGGCGCCGGCAAGTGGGCCGACAGCGGCGGCGAGCACGCGAAGTTCGGCCTGTCGACGGCCGAGATCCTCGCGGCTTGCGCGATCCTCGCGGAGGCGGGGATGAGCTCGGCGTTCAAGCTCCTGCACTTCCACATCGGCTCGCAGGTCCCCGACATCCTCGTCATCAAGCGCGCGGTGCGCGAGGCGGCGCGGCACTACGCGAAGCTGCGCAAGATGGGCCACCGCATCGAGTACATGGACGTCGGCGGTGGCCTCGCGATCGACTACGACGGCTCGCGATCGACGTTTCATTCGTCGATGAACTACTCCGTGGAGGAGTACGCGCGGGACATCGTCTTCAACATCGCGGACATCTGCGACGACGAGAAGGTCCCGCACCCGAACATCGTGAGCGAGTCGGGGCGCGCGATCGTGGCGCACCACTCGGTGCTCGTGGTGCAGGCGTTTGGCTCGATCGAGAAGACCCCCGAGGCGCCGATCGACATCCAGACCGAGGAGCACAAGCTCATCAAGAACCTGCTCGACACGCGCGACAGCCTGTCGATGCAGAACCTCGCCGAGTCGTGGCACGACATCCTCCAGGTGAAGGAGGAGTCGCAGAAGATGTTCGAGCTCGGGCTCTTGAACCTCGACGTGAAGGCGCGCGTCGAGGCGCTCTTCTGGGAGACCGCGGAGCGCATGCAGAAGCTCATCGCGGTGCTCGATCCCGCCGAGGTCCCGGAGGACGTGGTCCTGCTCCGCGCCAAGCTCGCGGATCAGTACATCTGCAACTTCTCGGTGTTCCAGTCGCTGCTCGATCACTGGGCGCTCGGCGCGCTCTTCCCCGTCGTGCCGATCCACAGGCTGCACGAGCGTCCCTCCGCGGAGAGCACGCTCGTCGACATCACGTGCGACTCGGAGGGCAAGGTCTCGAAGTTCATCGACCTCTCCGACGTGAAGGAGACCTTGCCGCTGCACGCGCTGCGCGGCGACGAGCCGTATTACCTCGGCATCTTCCTCACCGGCGCCTACCAGGACATCATGGGCGACATCCACAACCTCTTCGGCCGGGTGAACGAGGTGCACGTCTTCCTCGATGACGACGAGGAGTGCGGCTACTACATCGAGGAGACGATCGCGGGCAACCAGATCCGCGAGGTCCTCGCGCTCACGCAGTACGACACGCAGAGCCTCATCGCGAAGGTGAAGGCCCAGGTCGACGGCGCGATCAAGCAGGACCTCCTCAAGCCCACCGAGGGCATGCGCCTGCTCGCCGACTACGAGCGTGGCCTGAAGGATCAGACCTACCTGAGTTTCTGA